From a region of the uncultured Desulfobacter sp. genome:
- a CDS encoding chromosome partitioning protein ParB, with product MVEQVEISSLDRRYEAYRIRSAVAEKSLLLSISSHGIREPLKGVGESRILLDGFKRLRCARKLNIGIVPYLSLADDEAAGIIELIRISNAKSLNILEQARLIDELLNVHQMSNAEIAELLERSKAWVSVRSGLICQMSQTVMDKIFNGQFPAYSFMYTLRQFMRINNVKKAQIDTFVDAVAGRHLSTRDIDLLANAYFKGSEEFRKQIDDGNISWSLGRLKQPSRSSNDCSEPERQILTALEVIGKYMQRFILKCNDSQLKSRPFYAQANLLSGGILRQLAPFTQTIRQFYDRTGQA from the coding sequence ATGGTCGAACAAGTTGAAATAAGCAGTTTAGATAGACGTTATGAGGCGTACAGAATCAGATCGGCCGTAGCTGAGAAGAGCTTGCTGTTGTCGATATCGTCTCATGGTATTCGAGAGCCGCTTAAGGGTGTGGGAGAAAGCCGCATTTTGCTCGACGGTTTCAAGCGACTCAGATGCGCGAGGAAGCTGAATATCGGCATCGTGCCGTACCTGTCGCTGGCCGACGACGAAGCGGCGGGCATTATCGAATTGATCCGTATCTCAAACGCTAAAAGCCTCAATATCCTGGAACAGGCCCGATTGATCGACGAGCTTTTGAACGTTCATCAAATGAGCAACGCCGAGATAGCCGAGTTGCTTGAAAGAAGCAAAGCATGGGTGAGTGTTCGCAGCGGGCTCATCTGTCAGATGAGCCAGACAGTAATGGACAAGATTTTTAACGGACAATTTCCAGCATACAGCTTCATGTACACCCTTCGCCAGTTTATGCGCATAAACAACGTAAAAAAAGCACAGATCGATACGTTTGTAGATGCAGTGGCAGGCAGGCATTTATCCACCCGAGATATCGATTTGCTTGCCAACGCTTATTTCAAGGGGTCTGAAGAGTTTAGAAAACAGATTGATGACGGCAACATATCGTGGAGTCTGGGTCGGTTAAAGCAACCCAGCCGATCATCGAATGATTGTAGTGAGCCAGAGCGACAGATCCTCACAGCCCTTGAGGTCATCGGCAAATATATGCAGCGGTTCATATTAAAATGTAACGACAGCCAGCTTAAAAGCCGTCCTTTTTATGCCCAGGCAAATCTTTTATCTGGCGGCATTTTGAGACAATTGGCTCCGTTTACCCAGACAATACGGCAATTTTATGATCGAACCGGACAAGCGTAA
- the istB gene encoding IS21-like element helper ATPase IstB, with protein MASTETLPVLLKQLRLSTIARLWEPTLSRAQEEHWNPAQYLATLCEQEINERYSRRIARFTKESRLPVGKSLETFNFNHTPAIRQEKIEALAQNSDWVNRAENLLFFGPSGVGKTHLAAAISHALIEQSIRVRHFTTTALVQKMQQARADLQLESFLSKLDKYAVIVLDDLGYVKKSDTETHVLFELIAHRYETGSMIITSNQPFGEWDKIFSDPSMTVAAIDRVVHHSIIIEIQADSYRKRQAISRNIRIPLKPEPTQEDNNKTTER; from the coding sequence ATGGCAAGTACTGAAACTCTTCCCGTATTGCTCAAACAACTGCGTCTTTCAACCATAGCCCGGCTATGGGAACCCACGCTCTCCCGTGCTCAGGAGGAACATTGGAACCCGGCGCAGTATTTGGCGACTCTATGTGAGCAAGAGATCAATGAGCGCTACAGCCGGCGTATTGCCCGTTTTACAAAAGAATCCCGTCTTCCGGTGGGTAAAAGCCTTGAAACATTTAATTTTAACCACACTCCGGCAATACGTCAGGAAAAAATAGAGGCCCTGGCCCAAAACAGCGATTGGGTAAACCGTGCAGAGAACCTTTTATTTTTTGGCCCTAGCGGCGTTGGAAAAACCCACCTGGCGGCTGCCATATCTCACGCATTAATAGAACAGTCAATTCGGGTACGTCATTTCACGACAACCGCACTTGTTCAAAAAATGCAGCAGGCCCGTGCTGATTTGCAGCTTGAATCATTTTTATCCAAACTCGATAAATACGCGGTCATTGTCCTTGATGACCTGGGCTATGTCAAAAAAAGCGATACGGAAACTCATGTGCTTTTCGAACTGATCGCCCATAGGTATGAGACGGGAAGTATGATTATCACATCCAATCAGCCATTTGGGGAATGGGACAAAATCTTTTCTGATCCGTCAATGACTGTAGCAGCTATCGATAGAGTGGTTCACCATTCGATCATTATCGAAATACAGGCAGACAGCTACCGCAAACGTCAGGCAATTTCCAGGAATATAAGAATTCCCCTTAAGCCGGAACCTACCCAAGAAGATAATAACAAAACCACAGAAAGATGA
- a CDS encoding tyrosine-type recombinase/integrase, with translation MTFDKWSFIGTVLPFFGSHDVYALAHSDLDEFIIHRKGQKTKKGTPPKQVSINREIDDIQSYLNWCVTNKKILNNPLKGFKRPKDDREVIAPPTINEINKIIKNAAPHIQRFVIISYYIGARPGPIEIGALKWSKISWDEKKILIRSADKKGIIGRRVNIHETLLIFLRQWYIEDQNKDIPIDNIIHYRGKPVTSIKKAFQRAKERAFQRAKERAFIYRRLRPYDIRHAHVTHQLEEGADIKAVSLNVGHKSPDTTRKVYQHVSGKLQKEAIEKLPSLDTSTLTEIFKKKLG, from the coding sequence TTGACATTTGATAAATGGAGCTTCATTGGAACCGTTTTACCATTTTTTGGTTCTCATGATGTTTATGCATTAGCCCATTCTGATCTTGATGAATTCATAATACATAGAAAAGGCCAAAAAACTAAAAAGGGAACACCGCCCAAACAGGTTTCTATTAATCGTGAAATAGATGATATCCAATCTTATTTAAATTGGTGTGTAACAAATAAAAAAATCTTGAATAATCCCTTGAAAGGCTTTAAGAGACCAAAAGATGACAGGGAAGTGATAGCGCCTCCAACGATTAACGAAATTAACAAAATAATCAAAAATGCAGCACCTCATATTCAGCGATTCGTTATAATTTCTTATTACATTGGCGCCCGTCCGGGGCCAATTGAAATTGGAGCTCTGAAATGGTCAAAAATTTCTTGGGATGAAAAAAAAATCCTAATCCGGTCTGCAGATAAAAAGGGAATAATTGGAAGAAGAGTCAATATACATGAAACGTTACTGATTTTTCTTCGACAATGGTATATCGAAGATCAAAACAAGGATATTCCTATTGACAACATCATTCACTACCGAGGGAAACCTGTAACTTCGATCAAAAAAGCATTTCAAAGAGCTAAAGAAAGAGCATTTCAAAGAGCTAAAGAAAGAGCATTTATTTATAGGCGCTTACGGCCCTACGATATCAGACACGCCCATGTTACTCACCAACTTGAGGAGGGAGCAGACATCAAAGCCGTGTCATTAAATGTGGGACATAAATCGCCTGATACTACAAGAAAAGTATATCAGCATGTATCAGGCAAACTCCAAAAAGAGGCTATTGAAAAATTACCTTCTTTGGACACTTCAACTCTAACAGAAATATTTAAAAAAAAATTGGGGTAA
- a CDS encoding ATP-binding protein, whose amino-acid sequence MLLGFGVKNYFSFKEGVEVSLKKRAKDSSELKAIDILCVKGANGSGKTNLLKIISFMHHFCCDSFKLKPEDIIGVESFFEKDEPSEFYIDFTIDETQYRYELSITDTNVLRETLFRKKQRFVKIIERIDDEITLRINEFEDIDIIKLRSNASLISTAHQYEVESINPIYYFFSSIISNVTMYGRYSEKWELSSVAELYYKDKSIFTFMKELIKKCDLGIYDIKIKKRKDETNSDIFYPEFIHKTNNSHKKLLYRNQSSGTRALFTQLWIYEAILDEGGVLVLDEFDINLHPHILPLLLELFKNKKINKHNSQLIFTTHNTQIIDSLGKYKVFLVNKEDNESYGYRLDEIPGEMIRNDRPISPLYDSGKIGGVPEL is encoded by the coding sequence ATGTTATTAGGTTTTGGAGTTAAAAATTATTTTTCTTTTAAAGAAGGAGTTGAAGTTTCTTTAAAGAAAAGAGCAAAAGATTCAAGTGAATTAAAGGCAATTGATATATTATGCGTTAAAGGCGCAAATGGATCTGGTAAAACCAATTTACTAAAAATAATTTCTTTCATGCACCACTTTTGTTGTGACTCTTTTAAATTGAAGCCTGAAGATATTATTGGGGTCGAATCATTCTTTGAAAAGGATGAACCAAGTGAATTCTATATTGATTTTACTATAGATGAAACTCAATACAGATATGAACTCAGTATAACCGACACAAACGTTTTAAGAGAAACATTATTTCGTAAAAAACAACGATTTGTTAAAATCATAGAACGAATTGATGATGAAATAACGTTACGCATAAATGAATTTGAAGATATCGACATTATAAAACTAAGATCAAATGCATCCTTAATCAGCACTGCACATCAATATGAAGTTGAAAGTATAAATCCGATATATTATTTTTTTTCATCTATCATCTCGAATGTTACCATGTATGGACGATATTCTGAGAAGTGGGAACTTTCAAGTGTCGCAGAGCTTTATTACAAGGACAAATCCATATTTACATTTATGAAAGAACTAATAAAAAAATGTGATCTTGGAATTTATGATATCAAAATAAAAAAACGAAAAGACGAAACGAATTCAGATATTTTTTACCCCGAATTCATTCATAAAACTAATAATTCACACAAAAAGCTACTTTATCGAAATCAATCAAGTGGAACGCGGGCATTATTCACACAGCTTTGGATTTACGAAGCTATTTTAGATGAAGGAGGAGTTTTGGTATTAGATGAATTTGATATCAATTTACATCCTCATATTTTGCCATTATTACTTGAATTGTTTAAAAATAAAAAAATAAATAAACACAATTCACAGCTGATATTTACAACGCATAACACCCAAATAATTGATTCTTTAGGCAAGTATAAAGTTTTTCTCGTGAATAAAGAAGATAATGAAAGCTATGGATATCGATTAGATGAAATCCCGGGGGAAATGATAAGGAATGATAGACCAATCAGCCCCCTTTATGATTCTGGAAAAATTGGTGGAGTTCCAGAACTATGA
- a CDS encoding helix-turn-helix domain-containing protein, whose protein sequence is MKIRLHKNATTTPAQRAYIQNNPHLSVAALAKKTGVSKTTIRRWQNRIDVYDRPHTPKHIKKALTPIEEIKIIICRMAFRAGLDDLLQITDSFFNITCSRASLNRCLKRYHISRMPKLKQSVPFHLKDYTGTYLYYNCFHLPSFLPDKPPVVLQTLLDGSFRTFHAKYAATAHTFISDHIQKFPLKVLGVIYNDPVRLIAEHTKKQKYKNSSDSTIEQLCSKLDITCFHMDDQHADTKNELRQQMEKIANQPDFEKGAPTWGTNEALVKQISHYNFKLPLSLLKQKTPYQAMEAHYGNFPNSFKHKPTIS, encoded by the coding sequence ATGAAAATACGCCTTCATAAAAATGCCACAACAACTCCTGCCCAGCGTGCATATATTCAAAATAATCCCCACCTGTCCGTTGCCGCTCTGGCAAAAAAAACCGGCGTTAGTAAAACCACAATACGCAGGTGGCAAAACCGTATAGATGTTTATGACCGCCCGCACACTCCCAAACATATTAAAAAGGCCCTGACACCTATTGAAGAGATTAAAATCATTATCTGCCGCATGGCATTCAGAGCAGGCCTTGACGATCTGCTTCAAATTACAGACTCTTTTTTTAACATCACCTGTTCAAGGGCCAGCCTCAACAGATGTCTAAAACGGTATCATATATCCAGGATGCCAAAACTCAAGCAATCGGTACCATTTCACCTTAAAGATTATACCGGCACATATCTCTATTACAATTGTTTCCATCTGCCCTCTTTTTTGCCGGACAAACCGCCCGTGGTGCTGCAAACCCTTCTTGACGGCTCGTTCAGGACCTTTCATGCCAAATACGCGGCCACAGCGCACACATTCATTTCAGATCACATCCAGAAGTTTCCCTTAAAGGTTTTAGGCGTTATTTATAATGACCCTGTAAGACTCATTGCCGAACATACAAAAAAACAAAAATATAAGAACAGCTCCGACAGCACCATCGAGCAATTATGCAGCAAATTGGACATTACATGCTTTCACATGGATGATCAGCATGCCGACACAAAAAACGAATTAAGACAGCAGATGGAAAAAATCGCTAACCAACCTGATTTTGAAAAAGGAGCACCAACCTGGGGAACAAATGAAGCACTGGTAAAACAGATAAGCCATTACAACTTTAAATTACCCCTGAGTTTATTAAAACAGAAAACCCCTTACCAGGCCATGGAGGCGCATTACGGCAATTTTCCAAACAGTTTCAAACACAAGCCGACCATCTCTTGA
- a CDS encoding flagellin: MSLSINTNVAALTAHRNMVSNDNDMRTSLTRLSTGLRINSAADDASGLTIADSLAAQADGIGQGIRNANDGVSIVQTADGALEESVSIVNTIKTKAIQAASDTQTTATRSAIQQDIDKLMEELDNIATTTSYNGLQLLNGTYTNKVIHTGASANETTSISIGDTESDSIGHISTATLALDGEVGSSVQLSITSAITGEDVELESITIEANNEEENGLGALADEINSVAALTGVSAMAIVETTTSGAIQEGTTGADFAINGVNIGAINVADNDADASLVTAINDKTSETGVSAALNNSGTITLTSEDGRVLDVTGETGGVFGDTISAADLSTVGYITLTQEGSSQFNINGAVSGGTGTEFVLDAEYTSTGTTIIADESKIASGSVLTAGTVLGGNATINGETDIVSDFQLEAGSKLASGSVIAQGTNITGDMTLDTSATLQEEMTVTAGSTLASNSVLGAGTVVNQAFTNAGMTYEAGSTLTANVTLGSSLIVTSDMELADDSKITSGSTMKAGTVLGADMTIDESMTLSSDMTLEAGSDIASGSVIAVGSTLGDSITLDSTMTTSDDMDVAAGSQIASASTIAKGSLMGGPVQVEEKQLEEEMTLSEGSTLASGSTILKGTTINQDIIGNTGTTFSAGTTLDVNVVLDDDVVLTEEMTLASGSTIKAGSILEIKASSEDVTISDQQGLTLADINVLTQEDAEIAIEIAEAALADLDAIRSGLGSVENQLSSTISNLSVTKTNVTASESTIRDVDFAEETANFARLSLLAQTGSYALSQANAASSNLTSLLQ, translated from the coding sequence ATGAGTTTAAGTATTAATACCAACGTTGCCGCACTGACCGCGCACAGAAACATGGTCTCCAACGACAATGATATGCGTACATCCTTGACCCGACTGTCCACAGGCTTGAGAATCAACTCAGCTGCAGACGATGCATCAGGTCTGACCATTGCCGATTCTTTGGCAGCACAGGCAGACGGTATTGGCCAGGGCATCCGGAACGCAAATGACGGCGTTTCCATTGTCCAGACTGCAGACGGCGCCCTCGAAGAGTCGGTAAGCATTGTAAACACCATTAAAACCAAGGCCATCCAGGCGGCATCAGACACCCAGACGACGGCAACCCGGTCTGCTATTCAGCAGGATATTGACAAACTGATGGAAGAGCTTGACAACATTGCCACCACAACATCCTACAACGGCTTGCAGCTTCTCAACGGCACTTACACCAACAAGGTTATTCACACCGGTGCCTCTGCCAATGAGACCACTTCTATCAGCATAGGAGACACTGAGTCCGATTCCATAGGCCACATTTCAACAGCTACTTTGGCGCTTGATGGAGAAGTAGGCAGCTCTGTTCAGCTATCTATCACTTCAGCCATCACCGGCGAAGACGTTGAGTTGGAATCCATTACCATTGAAGCCAATAACGAAGAGGAAAACGGCCTCGGCGCCCTGGCCGACGAAATCAACTCGGTTGCCGCTCTTACAGGCGTCTCTGCAATGGCGATTGTGGAAACCACCACAAGTGGAGCGATTCAGGAAGGCACCACCGGTGCCGATTTTGCAATCAACGGCGTTAACATCGGTGCTATCAATGTTGCAGACAATGATGCCGATGCCTCGCTTGTCACAGCCATCAATGATAAAACAAGTGAGACAGGCGTTTCTGCAGCCCTTAATAATTCAGGCACCATTACGCTGACATCTGAAGACGGAAGGGTGCTTGATGTAACCGGTGAAACAGGCGGCGTTTTCGGTGATACCATTTCAGCTGCTGACCTCAGCACTGTCGGGTACATCACCCTGACACAGGAAGGCTCCAGCCAGTTCAATATTAACGGTGCCGTATCCGGTGGAACAGGTACTGAATTCGTACTTGACGCGGAATATACTTCCACTGGAACCACAATAATTGCCGATGAGTCCAAAATCGCCTCAGGTTCGGTGTTGACTGCAGGCACTGTCCTTGGCGGCAATGCCACGATTAATGGGGAAACCGACATTGTGTCCGACTTTCAACTTGAGGCCGGCTCCAAGCTAGCAAGCGGATCAGTAATAGCACAAGGCACTAATATCACCGGAGATATGACACTTGATACCTCTGCCACCCTGCAAGAAGAGATGACTGTAACTGCCGGATCAACCCTTGCAAGCAATTCAGTGCTTGGTGCAGGTACAGTAGTTAATCAGGCATTTACAAATGCCGGTATGACCTATGAAGCAGGGTCCACCTTAACTGCCAATGTTACGCTTGGCTCCTCTCTGATCGTCACCTCGGATATGGAGCTGGCAGATGATTCCAAGATCACCTCCGGCAGTACAATGAAAGCTGGGACGGTATTAGGTGCAGACATGACCATTGACGAAAGCATGACTTTGTCTTCCGACATGACACTTGAAGCCGGTTCAGACATCGCCTCCGGGTCAGTGATTGCTGTAGGCTCTACTTTGGGAGATTCGATAACACTCGATTCAACCATGACAACTTCTGACGATATGGATGTGGCAGCCGGTTCTCAGATCGCATCAGCTTCAACAATAGCAAAGGGCTCTCTGATGGGTGGGCCAGTGCAAGTGGAAGAAAAACAGCTGGAAGAGGAAATGACCCTTTCTGAAGGATCAACCCTTGCCTCTGGTTCTACTATCCTAAAAGGGACAACGATTAACCAGGATATCATTGGTAACACCGGCACTACTTTTAGTGCAGGTACAACTCTTGACGTAAATGTCGTTTTGGATGATGACGTTGTCCTGACCGAAGAAATGACATTAGCATCCGGAAGCACGATAAAAGCAGGTTCGATACTTGAAATAAAAGCATCAAGTGAAGATGTGACTATTTCAGACCAGCAAGGCCTTACCCTGGCAGATATCAATGTTCTGACACAGGAGGATGCTGAAATTGCCATTGAAATTGCGGAAGCCGCGCTGGCCGACCTGGATGCCATAAGAAGTGGCCTGGGTTCCGTGGAAAACCAGCTGTCTTCCACCATCTCCAACCTTTCGGTGACCAAAACCAATGTAACGGCCTCCGAATCTACCATCCGAGACGTTGATTTTGCTGAAGAAACAGCCAACTTTGCAAGGCTGTCCTTGCTGGCCCAGACAGGCTCCTATGCCCTGAGCCAGGCAAACGCCGCATCTTCAAACCTGACCAGCCTGCTCCAGTAA
- a CDS encoding porin, with protein sequence MKKLIVAVAALALMAGSAYATEWNFYGESKIYTGWADIDRVEGNDDGDYYDTHYSEGMYANSKIGANIVVSDELTAKFEYGTGVNVRYLYGAWNFGSGTLLVGQSDTPINVAYSNQLVPVDEDNDLGLGGYGDFDNSRNPELMLTFGGFSIAFLDPDTTTLIGGTSTQAIIPMIAMCYKATFDMGEAQIAAGYDRFEIDDDEDIDAYAIGLGTQLNFGAVGMFATFVWGENIGNLGAADETEYQGLASYVGGEVYDCETIGGTIGVTFAVSEMLTLEAGYGYIHDEIDDVDDTSIAQSYYLQAGITLAPGVTVTPEVGMIDNREDGCEETMYFGATWAIAF encoded by the coding sequence ATGAAAAAACTTATTGTGGCTGTTGCAGCGCTTGCGCTGATGGCAGGTTCTGCTTATGCAACAGAGTGGAATTTTTACGGCGAAAGCAAAATTTATACAGGTTGGGCTGATATTGATCGTGTTGAAGGTAATGATGATGGGGATTATTATGACACCCATTACAGCGAAGGCATGTATGCTAATTCCAAAATTGGTGCGAATATCGTAGTTTCAGATGAACTGACTGCTAAATTTGAATACGGCACCGGTGTAAATGTTCGTTATCTCTATGGTGCTTGGAACTTTGGTTCCGGTACCTTGTTGGTTGGTCAGAGCGATACCCCCATCAACGTTGCATATTCCAACCAGCTTGTTCCGGTTGATGAGGATAATGACCTCGGACTCGGTGGATATGGTGACTTTGATAATAGCCGTAATCCTGAGTTAATGCTGACCTTCGGTGGTTTCTCTATTGCGTTCCTTGATCCTGACACAACAACCTTGATTGGTGGAACCTCTACCCAAGCTATCATCCCCATGATTGCAATGTGTTACAAAGCAACTTTTGATATGGGTGAAGCCCAAATTGCTGCTGGTTATGACCGTTTTGAAATTGATGATGACGAAGATATTGACGCCTACGCAATTGGTCTTGGTACTCAGTTGAACTTTGGTGCCGTTGGTATGTTTGCTACCTTTGTTTGGGGCGAAAATATTGGAAACCTGGGTGCTGCTGACGAGACCGAATACCAGGGGCTGGCTTCTTATGTAGGTGGAGAAGTTTACGATTGTGAAACCATTGGTGGCACCATTGGTGTGACTTTTGCCGTTAGCGAAATGCTCACTCTTGAAGCTGGTTATGGTTATATCCATGATGAAATTGACGATGTTGACGATACTTCCATTGCTCAGTCCTACTATCTGCAGGCCGGCATTACCCTGGCTCCGGGTGTTACCGTTACGCCTGAAGTTGGTATGATTGATAACAGAGAAGATGGTTGCGAAGAAACAATGTACTTTGGTGCAACTTGGGCAATCGCTTTCTAA
- a CDS encoding FG-GAP-like repeat-containing protein, giving the protein MRKFTQPFFAFKTTIVVLTFFVVWAAAGTGLCSATKTVAVIPFEMNSAQDLSFLQNGLFSMLSSRLSDAGKVDVLDRETIDKALAGAKADGLVKGSLNEGTARNLGARMGVDYILFGSLTHYGESLSLDAAMVDVTGKKKTLAFFEQSNAMGDVIPLVNSFAGDINMTVFNRNIDNKMYARPQEPNPALGGLQYAGNQGLYGGGMMAMQASQGFTTHFKAKEVIRAMATGDLNMDGRIQIVTATDSSLQISHLEGTLLAEETHLDYASYLRIIGLDVADINGNGYPEVFVTAMTINRETLSSFVVEYNGSSYTTVQDGLSYYFRVIDSLDGSPVLYAQEKGRGPYDGKIYIMTPVDDIYQEEKPIRVPRGTSVLSLDRGQVREDSGVEFLSINRHHRLVLINDAGSMEWESTEKYGKTNNYWLSGARGADNTFRDRAYFNPRIKFHPVGKDQKEKVFLITNNEIGGGALGRIKRFKEGRVEVMSWNGIALAPVFQTVPLQGWVSDFDIADIDNDGIEELVISVVTRSKVAILAKDKTSNIISYKLK; this is encoded by the coding sequence AAAATTTACGCAACCCTTTTTTGCTTTCAAGACAACGATTGTCGTTTTGACCTTTTTTGTGGTTTGGGCTGCAGCTGGTACAGGATTGTGCAGTGCCACAAAAACTGTGGCTGTCATCCCCTTTGAAATGAATTCTGCTCAGGATTTAAGTTTTTTGCAGAACGGATTGTTTTCAATGCTTTCCTCAAGGCTTTCCGATGCCGGAAAAGTGGATGTTCTGGACCGGGAAACCATTGATAAAGCCTTGGCTGGGGCAAAGGCCGACGGACTCGTTAAAGGCAGTCTTAATGAAGGAACTGCCCGGAATTTAGGCGCACGGATGGGTGTGGATTATATCCTTTTCGGTAGTCTGACCCATTATGGAGAAAGTCTCAGTTTGGATGCCGCCATGGTGGATGTGACAGGTAAAAAGAAAACCCTTGCCTTTTTTGAGCAGAGCAATGCCATGGGCGATGTAATTCCCTTGGTGAACTCCTTTGCCGGTGATATCAACATGACAGTATTTAACCGCAATATTGATAATAAAATGTATGCCCGGCCCCAGGAACCCAACCCGGCTCTTGGGGGGTTGCAGTACGCCGGCAATCAGGGCCTTTATGGCGGCGGAATGATGGCCATGCAGGCCAGCCAGGGATTTACCACCCATTTTAAGGCAAAGGAAGTGATCCGGGCCATGGCCACCGGCGATTTGAATATGGATGGCCGTATTCAGATTGTGACGGCAACAGACTCTTCACTTCAGATATCTCATCTTGAGGGGACTCTGCTTGCCGAAGAGACACACTTGGATTACGCTTCCTATCTCAGAATTATCGGGTTGGATGTGGCGGACATCAACGGCAACGGGTATCCGGAAGTTTTTGTTACCGCCATGACAATAAACAGAGAAACCCTTTCATCATTTGTGGTGGAATATAATGGTTCCTCCTATACGACAGTTCAGGATGGTTTGTCGTATTATTTTCGCGTGATTGATTCTCTGGACGGCAGTCCCGTGCTTTATGCCCAGGAGAAAGGTCGAGGGCCGTATGACGGAAAAATTTATATTATGACGCCGGTTGATGATATTTACCAGGAGGAAAAGCCCATCCGTGTGCCCAGGGGGACATCCGTACTGTCGCTGGATAGAGGGCAGGTAAGAGAGGACAGTGGTGTTGAATTTTTAAGTATTAACCGGCATCATCGTTTGGTGCTCATAAACGATGCCGGCTCAATGGAATGGGAAAGTACGGAAAAATATGGAAAAACCAATAACTATTGGCTTTCCGGGGCCCGCGGTGCAGACAACACTTTTCGAGATCGGGCATATTTCAACCCAAGAATTAAATTCCATCCCGTGGGGAAAGATCAGAAAGAAAAGGTGTTTTTGATCACAAATAATGAGATCGGCGGTGGGGCACTCGGCCGTATTAAGCGGTTCAAAGAGGGGCGTGTAGAAGTTATGTCCTGGAACGGCATTGCTCTTGCTCCGGTATTCCAGACGGTTCCACTTCAGGGCTGGGTTTCTGATTTTGATATTGCAGATATAGATAATGACGGAATAGAAGAACTGGTGATTTCTGTTGTGACCCGCTCCAAGGTAGCCATTCTAGCTAAGGATAAAACTTCGAACATTATTTCCTATAAACTGAAATAA